The nucleotide sequence TGATGGTGTATATCGGTGTATGTTTGATAAATGGTTCATTAACGGTTAGTGTTTTTTTAGCTGTTTATGTATATGTTTCGTTAGTATCAACCTTTACATTGTTTGACTATACGCGCAACtggattatttttttataaaatcttttgcAGGTTATGAGTGTAAAAGCTATAGGTATTGCTATAAAACTTATATTAGAGGGTTCTAGCCAGGTGGCACGATACCAAACATGGATATTTGTAACGGTAGCAGTTACATGTATAATCATCCAATTGAATTACTTAAATAAGGTCGGTACCTATAATATTACTTCCTTCATTTTCATTTTGAGTATTTGTTTGTCCATCGGGCCCACCACGTGGGCCCTAGTATTGTCTAATGTGTTATGAAATCATGTCATTATGAATTTTGACCAGGCTTTGGACACGTTCAACACTGCAGTTGTTTCACCGATTTATTATGCCATGTTTACATCTTTCACAATTCTCGCTAGTGCAATCATGTTCAAGGTATATATATCTATTGCATCTTGCAAACattgaaggttttttttttttgacttatcAACTATGTTGGAACTCATTTTTTCCCGTTATGTAGGTTGGTCCGGCCAAAGTGCTAGCACGATTATTTCTATTATTTGCGGGTTCATGATTGTTCTATCGGGTACCATGATATTGCACAGTACAAGAGATCCCGATCCATCGCCTGTTTCATGGTAGTGTTTTTATCTACAAATTAAAATATACGACATTCACCTTATTTTGCTAAATATGGAGTGCAACGTTATTATAGAATCGTAGAAGATAGCTTTAAAAAAGTCAAACATAACAAAGGCGTGATTCGGAAGTAACCAAAAAACCTTTGTACATTTTTTATAGTAATATGTCACCTAGGAACTTTGTTACCTTTAAACAATACTGTATAGAGTGTAAATATAAACCTCCATATAATTTTCTTTTGTAAATGTGTACTGATGCTACTGTATAACTATCGTAATCGCATAGAATTATCATTCGATGTGTAGTCAATAACCATCGTAGTCGCATACAATTGTCAGCAGCGAAGTGCGCACCCCTCAATCTTGTTATTATTCGTATTTACTATTTAACATCCCATTTTTGATCGTTTTATGTCATTTAGCATGTTGTTTTGTATAGGTTTTGTAATATGTTTAGTGATTTTTAAGTAAATATTTCGGTAGCTTGGATGAAAAATTGGTTATTTGGTGATAGTAATGATACGCATATACGCATACTTCGCACATATAGATCACATGTGGCCTGCATGTGTCCAACATTGCATAATTAACAGATTATTAAGGAAAGGCTTGAATGTCTTACCCAGGGCCGGTCCTGAGAATTTGAGTGCCGTGAGCGAAATGGAAAAAAAGGATCAGCGAGGTTCGGTCCCGAAAATTTGAGTACATAGAATGAGATGAAAAAGAGGCCTTTAGTCGCTAACAAATAATATAAGCTATTAAAAAACGACAACTAGCGTCATATCAATAAATATAAAGAGATAcggatatttttttttatcataattaattgTAATGTTTGAATATGGGTCAATGTGTTGATAGTTTTCATTTGTGAAAATTGCCATGATTGGGTAAACTGTTTAAAATGGGCAAAATTTGGTAGAGGCTGAAATGGAGTGACCCGAAACTTGTTGTCTCTTAATACTATATCTATAAATAATGGTATGTTGTGTTTATATAAAAGTTACTTTTGATAGCAATAATCTAAATGTGATATTATCTATGTAGGATGTTTTTCCTGGGAACACACTATTTGGGCGTTAACTCAATAACTTTAACCTACTAATTTAGTCCGTTTAACCCGTAGACCTAGAGTTGCTGTAATCATACATCTATTAGTAAACAAGTCCATAAATAGCCACGTTGAATTTTATAAGAATGTGGTGTGGGCAGTCCACGTGTTTAACGGTTTTccacatgtactttgtgtcatcgGTTAGAGAGAGGTCATGTGTTCGATTATTAGGGATGACATAAATTTCTTTAAAACAGTTGaaaaccaataatggtggtatatattaacctatagggaggttttaccagattcgttcacggacctctacccaggaacactgcccgaatggatgtgttcccgggtaacgtcgatcgggttcgggtttccgtcGAACGTGTATTATACGTGCaattgatgagggtcgttgaaataaatgatctactaatgcaaaaaaatcgccgttaaaaaaagACTCAAGTTGGAAATCTAAGCTTATTATCGGTGGGTGATATTTACAAAATAGCCTATAAAATCAAAAGCTTTGGGTTTTAATCTAAATCAATAAAATTGGGGCTGATTTTCTTAAGCCTCATATTTGACTTGGGTTTTGTAATTTgtgtatttattataattaaaatgttGCGCCCTAATATCGTTGGGTTCTGAGCATGTGTACACTTTGATCCTCCTATGGGTTCGGCCTGGCCTTACCTAGGAAAACACTCGTGTAGCCTGACGGCTGTGATAGACAGCTAGCAAATTGTGTCGGGACCAAGCATGGTACGGGGATGTTTCCTTTGTCCTATTACATGCTCCCACTAATTCGTCGGTTTGTATTATTTAGCGTGTCGTTGATTATAGGTTTTGTAATatgtataacaacccttaaatttcCATACTTGAAATGATTATTTTACCCCTAGAGTTTCTGCTGGTCCCttgaataacaacaggagtattgtagatggagggtgaatacaatttttttaattaaacaagtaatgtaTCCGTTAAGTTTATTCAAGCAGATAATTAAATAAGAGTCTTGGGTAATTTTCAacgttattcttttattgatatgaatctcaaagaatcacaactattcaATGGCGGAATAaacagttggttgatacagattacacctAAGTATAGCTAAAGAGGATAACTTAAAGTTATTACAAGTTTGGACTCTATTTAAATAAACACACACCACTAAGTATAACAATAGTGGATAgttctatttatagtagtcctattatccatgtaattgATTTATTGTCCACTGGTAAATAGGATGTCTGAACTTGTGGAGACAAcatcatcagagagcgtgctctctttcttttcttttggtagctatttgtaggaacactccaattcggtttggcaccactatttgaataaataaatagaatgttgCGTTCCTGTTAGAACCCCGAGAAAGGAGTAATAtgagtttccctagccttatggaggatcctttatacgaggttatataaaggatccaaggctccctagattagctaagcttagccactgttatgtagagattttcaagagagtcgtggaaagtcaatcttgactgattgactttctctctcaatcttaatggttattcatcacattcatggtattcatgagatctagggtcctacaattggtatcaagagctttgGCCTTCATCATATGAAGGGGATCCTTTGAATAtcatgaatgttttccctccaccttcaaaccttcaaacacaaatACATATATCTTCAACCAACCTTCATCCAAACcttcaaaccttcatcatcttcatcatgaagatataAAGAtcttcggaaaaaaaaaattcggaaaattttcgaaatttttttcGAAACCGAATCTCACTTACCGAATTTACACCGAACCTTATCCAACTCAATATCCAAAACATAAATTACCGAATCTCATTTTCGGTTTCCAAATTGAATTACACCGACACTTATTCATTTCATATCACATATTATCTATCAGTTTATTCATTTCATTATCTGATCTGGACTACATCACAACAGAATATAAAAGTTACAAAATCATATTTATATCTCTGTTCTTCGTGTTCTACATTAGCTCATAAATCCAAATGTTCAATTGATGTTCAACAACACAAATGGAGTTTAGAAAACGTATTCTTCATAGCATTCAAAGCTTCGTTGCTCTTCATATTCATTAAAACATCATCAGATTCAATGAATTTGACCTACTGTTCATCATGTTTCAACAAACTCATGGAGTTGAGGTCTATGGACTGATTCATGCTTGTTTATATCAAATTGAAATACGTTTCAGATTCCTCATCACTTCGTCGAGCTTCCAGAAGCATTTAATCGAATTTAGATTCATCACCTCAAGTAGGATCTTCAGGTCAACGGTTGAAGGATTTCGGTCAAACTTTTAATTCGTAAAAATTATGATGTTTCAGGGTGAGATAATGATCAACGAGTGTTCTTAGATGATTTTGCAACATATTTCATGAAGGAAGCATCCTACAAAACGCATTAAATTTCATCTTTGAATTTCGGGTTCATGAAGAACAAAAACGAGCTGTTCATCATCAAAATATGGAACCTGATGTTGTTTTGATCAAAAGTCCTTCACATAGGTGTTAGTCGCTACTGTTGAATGCTGTTATAATTGTTTTCATCGATTAATTTCATCGAATTGAAGTTTTTGATGAGTTGAGTTCGTGAAGATGTATGATGGATTCGGTACCTGATTGAACAGATTCGGTATATGAATCtaattttgttattgttattgatttTCTTCATTCGGTATGGATGATTCTATTGATGATCATTCGGTATGATACTCAGTATATAAACTTCGGTATTGCTCTTGATTTTGATTCGGTATCTACTGTGGGTTATAGCAGATTACACATTCGGTAACAGTCGTTCTATCTGAGGATAATACTTGGTACGGTATATTGACTGTTGGTAGCTTTTGGATCTAACAGGCACTAAGTGTGTCACGAATGGTAATTGACTGATGTTGATTCGGTATTAGCTATTGGGCCACACATAATCCATTAGGCCCAACCTTATCTTTAAAAGCCCACCAACCGAAATTTCTTTGTTTGGTCAGAAGGGCTACCGAATGGCACAAGCCCAACAAGCAAAATCAGTCCAAATTTCAAAATTTGATGGATATTTACACTTTCAGTCCCTGACAGGTTCAAAGATTTTGCAAGGACAGTCCTTTACCTAATTTGAATCAATTTTTGACAGTTTTGGCCCCTGAAACTTATCAGAATTTTCACAAatggtcctttaccgaatctaGCCTTTCAAAGCATATTTTTTCGCTATTTTCGAGGCTGGGATTCACACAACTTTTCTCATACGCGTTCTATATGATATTTTGGAGATTTGCCGAACACGTCAACCATATTATACAATGACGCTCTTATTTCATACGATAttcatgcgagcatcattgtgggggagatatgtatatggttgatgtgcaTGTGACTTCAATACACGTACGGTATTGGACTCGGACTTCAAAGAGACAAAATCGATGTGTTACTTATTTGACGAGTGAGCAAAGAAAAACAAAAAGAACTTCCACATCCTTGGGGGAGTATTGGAGACgttaggaacttcgaaggagccaaCGATCAAAGCCAACTATATTGATACCGGCAATATATGAATAATTGAGGCTATCAAAGATGTGATGAGTATACACTTGATTGGCCGTATGGCCCATACATTCTGGGGGGAGTTTCTCAAGTTTTTTGAGCTTACTAATCAAGTCAAGTGTTAGGGGGGAGCTAAGTGATTTCAAAGAAGATCTTTCTCCATTGGGTTTTAGTCAAAATCCGGGACTTATGCAATTTTCCGATAATCGTGCTAAGTTAGAAGATGCTTGTTTCAAGATCGTTCTTAGTTCACGTAGGAAAGCCCAAGTACTTTGAAGGGGGAGATTCTAAGACTTCGAGGCATTCTTCATCAACATGAAGTGATGCAATGATGAATGTCTACCTTGCGCATTCCgctgtgcaaactcaaagaccgttgaaagaaCAATGATATCAAGatttgaagattcaagatcttcatcaactGCCGTACATCATTCGGAGggggggagttagttagcaatagttgattctttccttgtaatgttgtatgtttactagggagttagtttttggaaacccgtGTCACTCTtggggggagattgttagaaccccgggaaaggagtaatacgagtttccctagccttatggaggatcctttatacgaggctatataaaagaaccaaggctccctagattagctaagcttagccactgttatgtagagattttcaagagagccgtggaaagtcaatcttgactgattgactttctctctcaatcttaatggttaTTCTTCACATTCATAGTATTCATGAGATGTAGGGTGCTacagttccctaggcgttgacaaagtaatacacatgtctgcacatgcgttaaacttctgcattcccacatggTCTTGTAAAGTCACTTATCAGCtgtcgacgcgtgtccttttccgtTCAACTTTGTCTTCTACTTCTGTTGAATAGCACAATTGATGTAGACTACACAGAAAACTATTATGCTTGTAATGGAACATAATTTTctaagtgttgtatgctgctaccagctatgctggttcttctactAGTTTACTTAATTATCTTAAATTGTTGGGCACACATCCTGTGATggctgaagaatactgtctaccttgtgctcgTAGACCGAACAGCATAGTGAGACACTTGACACATCAACATAtgttgtctatacataaataaacctatgctggttgctttaatgacccgtcctaatccatccggacgaatacattacatttggttacatcgcgaggtacttgacctctatatgatacattttacaaacattgcattcgtttttaaaagacaaactttcattacatcgaaagttgacggcatgcataccatttcctaatatattcaactataattgacttagtaataatattgatgaactcaatgactcgaatgcaacgtcttttaaaatatgtcatgaataactccaagtaatatctctagaatgagcaaatgcacagcggaagatttctttcaaacctgagaataaacatgctttcaagtgtcaaccaaaaggttggtgagttcattagtttatcataaacattcattttcatcattttaatagaccacaagatttcatatatgaaattctacacgtaacccgagtacaaaataatacgcgtaacccgcgaattaaaaatcattcatatggtgaacgcttgataaccggcttaactttaatgcatagaatatccccaaacagaatctctcgtctgtataataataataatctcgaagtactaaagcatggttaccccggatgggacttgtcgaggtccatagatctatctttaggattcgcgtcaattatgggccatatccgtttcctaattattaggttaccaagctaaaaaagggtgatattcaatattcataatccagccatagaatgtagtttttgatcacttgtgtaacgaccctggattttccgacttatatttattaatatttattattaatacttgtgttttaataaatgtattcttgtacatttacttgtcaccgtatttgactttccatgtcccgacttgtctctgtgacacacgtacttttcacgaataatatttcgaatattatttacattcataattaattattattaattatttttaattaactaatgtaactagttaattactttggctttatttaattaattgttacatacttggacttgggcctttattaatggacatggacttggaagcccaccctacttctcttaatggactagttgtgagCCCACTATATTACTAGTGACTTATTAAGGCttaaacttagattaattaagttaatggGGAGATAAAgttgtcacaagcatgctagcaactctttcccatacatttaactttaatccattctaagcttacaccatctccccatgcatgaaagtgAGTTTTGACCTTCCTCTTTGAGCCTCCATACCGACGGTTTAAGCTAGGATAGGAGGgagttcatttttcaatttttcttgCTACTTATTCACTAGTCTTtacttcatttttacacacacaacATATTTGCAACTTCTTttactctcacttttctctcaaactttgtaagtaacaactttATTTCTTCTTTCCTTTTCTTCCTAAAAACCGAATACTAGCACTtgttcatcatcatttactagttacttgttgtttgttgttgttaaagatcaagttttctaacttgtatcttcatgtaatcttggttacttctatcttttgtttgatgaagaaccaagaacaagaatctaaacttgttagtttatggttctacacttaaacattttaaagatctaaaagttcataagctttataatcatacttgtgttcatgttttgtagacttgaagtttatttccttaagatccgaactttgatttgaatcttctcaagtatgaaacaaacatgaacataatacttttaactttagtttattttctttcttttgtaagtactttaaagttgtgatattgttaatttggtcaagtattactagttaaacttgatctcatatttcttgaaactaaagttaactttataagttcaagaacatggaagtataactttctagttataacttcatacacttgtgttggatctaagtttctatagcttatggtcttccaaatttgttgtaaacaagagcttatgaacttatatacattttacaagataaaaatctaagtttcataacttatggtttcattaaagtgaagatccaagttctataacttaggatctaacttaagagcactagatctagactttcaagtctaggatctttaagatctagctaagatctaagttctacaacttaagatcttgtttatttagtttactttcaagtttatagcttaatattactattagaactcatgtatgtgtcggatctaagatcttgatgtaactttggttcatcaaccttcattcaactcttaagtgagttgtgttacatatcttagacttaaattagtgttatgatggtcaaaacttggtaaagatgatgcaaacacatcaacgagttgtacacttgaagctataagcatcaaggatgagaacagtgatgagcatcaagcaccaagaacccaccgaagcACCTTACCTACTATTTTCTGGGTGAGATCAGTAACCTGggatactggaaaagttgatttccagttatTTCAGTTTggttagatgattttccgtttaggcctcgtcttaatccgagttacggtttaggatttatggccttccgaaagtcactacacccttttaacgttgtgctgaaatttctgacctactcgcacttaaactgtcgccacggtcaaacgaagacgagtttggttctggaaattggtcagcctctaggggactcatatacggagccatgtccactggtctcacctcatttcagtttgtatagatttcgtggcgactgaacgaatcagcctttatttcaaactctattcttgattgaaagttactttacactttttgattaataatgaatgatgatgatacttaagacctaatttacatacttttaaacatttgggaacgatttactaacttagtaacttttgacttaggttgaggaccttttggacaaaccacttgcttactattcccgcgtatcgacttttactacttttcactgtgagttatagcatccctttttactttaactattttgggaactgagaatacatgcgcattttacgttttacatactaggcacgagtacttaaactttatatatgtgtgggttatcaacggcataaactttccccttagctcggtaacgtttagtcattggtctttgaaccggtgaacacgaatcttagatatggatccatagggtttgacatccccactcgggctagtagcgctagcatttaacgggtgtttaatacttcgtaaacttacgcactcgccaagtgtacttttagggggtgttatttacgttaagttagttaccaagtgcccacagttatacatatacttttcatactgttttgaaacactgaaatctcgtggcctaccttacattactgttacgtaaaactatagctcaccaacctttgtgttgatgtttttaagcatgtttttctcaggtgcttaaggtttgattgcttccgctgtagttgccatgctttgtagactcccgctgcgcttattagagatgtcctcgcatgaaacgtttattttgcattcgaactttattacttttgaacaatgaatttgtaacgacctatgggttacgtactattattattgccttctattcgtagaagcacactatcggttgtaaaacttttaatgttggttaagacgtcactccgttttatgaatgcaaacttattttaaaatagcatatagtgtttgaccttgtaatgatcctgttgttgatgatccgtacaagtTAATTTTGTAcgtggcgtcacatttggtatcagagcattggttttagggaattaggttgcattagtgagtctagaccggaccgagtaggattcactaataggactaatctacaacttgctagtttacttgtttctgcggaacttgctgcatgctgctgcttactcttactgctatatgccgtatgctactacatgatttcactactgcatgctaccatctacttttgattgcatgatacttctgtaggattcgttattattgccatgctatttactgctatagatgatctagattgtcgtagttactttgcctaatacgttcttgctatatgacttactgacatggaaaaagttatttctccttgttcagatgtcagatatcccgcccgttatcattttggagagcgactcagactcatcagccacctcgCCTGCTACTCCTGCCGACACACAGATCACGTCCtctttaccctccagcgactctggtgCTTCGTCCTCCGGGGAtggtagccatgcacccgacccagtgatcatctcagacggacatgaggatccaccggagattccagctccacttatcCCCGGACCTTcggagccacatcaccattccggtggtgctgtgatcctTAGGGATCATGGGGAGGGTCCGTTCCGTAATGTGCGTAACCATTGGGTCacacgccttcctgatggacgtgtcgtgccgatcctgccttgcagataccgactgatgaccacTGGTCGAGCTGATCCACCCTCAGAtagttcagacgactcatcatccgatgacttcagcgaggaggattctgacgaggattccgacgaggaccctgaggagacgctcgtgcagccgccctcttccccgccgaagaagtggtatcGTTTTGATggcactgttattccaggggttaacggaggtagatcgttcattaacgcacatggactgaaggttagggtcaccgcctgtaagcgggttgtgccttaccctgccgatccattcgtgcgtaaggcttcccgatatgctgcatctacttctggtgctggatcgtctgcaccaccagcttcaccagcatcacctgcaccaccggcaccactgcaccatcagcaccgcctgctccaccagcctctccctctgtcgaggaactgacgagggaggtggataccctccttgcttgggtaactgagctcgaggaccagatgtcccacataatggacatcctttacccactgtcaccatagggcttttgtattaggtttcttgatgtaatcccgtttgtagtttcatgtttcactcatgtattgtacgaatcttatgcgaatgtatgcaacttttaattaatgaatggaacttagtgttgtttaatctttgtacggtgttctatttacgttattgtatgatgattttatggtatctgaatctatttgcgttacttaattagcatgtgttatgttgattccatgattggttaccgtatactgtattattattatttgaatgctggattttgacttgagtcaaaatttttgtttagaagatcaatggccaacggaagatcaacgcccatagCAGCACAAATTGAAGAAATGATAGCTGAACGGGTGGCCGCAgctatagcggaaatgaacccccaagctccaccggttatccagcacaatcataacgggtgcacatacaaggaatttcaaagctgcaagccccacaattttagtggtactgaggggccagttggacttacaaggtggtttgagaaattggaagctgtattCCGTGTAAATAACTGCTtagagacgaacaaaaccaagtatgcctcatgtacactgTCGGGCGGCaccttaacctggtggaacacacttactCAGGCTAAGGGTATCGACGAGGCATATGCTACTccgtgggaggaattcaaaggggccatgatcgaagagtattgCCCTAGAactgagatacagaaaatggaggctaagttctgggatttgaaggttgtgggaaccgatcttgacggttataatcgaaggtacttggaactagctttgatgtgtcccacgatggttaccccggaatttaagctcatggaacggtatttgtggggacttcccaagtctatgcaaggaaatgtcacttcttcaaaaccagctgacgtcccggaagctatgcgcatggcgcacaccctgatgaaccaaattaccagcaaggaACCGGAAAAGGGGAAATCTGAATCGGGAActagtagtgagaagcgtaagtgggacaacaacaagggaagaGATCAAAACCCCGCTAAGAGGCAtgaaggtttcaagggaaacaaccccaacccgaacactagctcgaactctaactacaagggtagtctgtcgcagtgcaagagatgctacaagcatcacactgggtactgcaatgttgtctgtgaaaaatgtaaaaggactgggcatattggcaaagactgcaagatcaccaccctaaacttgaagacaaaccctactggaccgagaaggtgctatgagtgtggacaaacGGGCtgtacccgaacttttccatgtttatatatattaaatgaaattgttatttacatgattaagtgtttccaacatgttaagcaatcaaatttgttaagacttgattaatataaataggtttcatatagacaattgaccacccaagttgaccggtgattcacgaacgttaaacttgtaaaaactatatgatgacatatatatgattatatatatagttaacatgatattatgataagtaagtatcgcattaggtattttaacaatgatttatatacataaaattgattttattgaattaagaaactcgaaacgatatatataacgattatcgttataacaacgtcttactaaatacatatgaatcatattaagatattgatacactatgtttaatcatgataaatgataagtaaacatgtcattaagtgtattaacaatgaactacatatgtaaacaagactactaacttaatgatttcgaaaagagacatatatgtaacgattatcgttgtaacaacatttaactgtatgtatatcatactaagatatattaatatatcataatatcatgataatgtaataatttaacatctctttagatataataaacaatgggttaacaacatttaacaagatcgttaacctaaaggtttcaaaacaacatttacacgtaacgactaatgatgacttaacgactaagttaaaatgtatatacatggagtgttttaatatgtattcatacacttttgaaagacttcaagacacttatcaaaatacttctacttaacaaaaatgcttacaattacatcctcgttcagtttcatcaacaattctactcgtatgcacccgtattcgtactcgtacaatacacagcttttagatgtatgtactattggtatatacactccaatgatcagcccttagtagcccatttgagtt is from Rutidosis leptorrhynchoides isolate AG116_Rl617_1_P2 chromosome 10, CSIRO_AGI_Rlap_v1, whole genome shotgun sequence and encodes:
- the LOC139870739 gene encoding probable magnesium transporter NIPA6, giving the protein MVFQLWLLEPLWWIGMFTMVIGEFANFVAYIYAPAMLAPPLGTLSIIVSNVLAHSLLNEKLRKMGILGSVLCIVGSIIIVVHAPGEHCVSSVEEIWDLATQPAFLLYTSTAIAVVLVLVLYYEPLYGLTNMMVYIGVCLINGSLTVMSVKAIGIAIKLILEGSSQVARYQTWIFVTVAVTCIIIQLNYLNKALDTFNTAVVSPIYYAMFTSFTILASAIMFKGWSGQSASTIISIICGFMIVLSGTMILHSTRDPDPSPVSW